The genomic window ATACGAGTGGTATGCGGAGACCAGCGATGGCACGAGCGTCGCGAAAACCGACGTCCGGACCTTCACCACCACCGGCACCCAATACCCGCCGACCGTCTCGCTGGATTCTCCGGCCAATGCCGCCGTCTTCACGGAAGGCCAGCCGATCACGCTCCAAGCCACGGCTTCCGACCCTGACGGGCAGATCGCGAAGGTCCGCTATTTTTCCGGGACGACCCTGTTGGGCGAATCCACCACTCCGCCCCATGCCTTCCTATGGGAAAACCCGCCCGTCGGGACACACACCCTTTTCGTGAAAGCCATCGACAACGAGGGTCTCGAGGGTTCCGCCCTTCCGACCGAAGTACGGGTCGTGGCGAAACCAAAGGTTTCCATCCTCGCGACGGATGCGGCTGCCGGTGAATTCGGCGAGGATCAGACACTCGCCTTCACCTTCAGCCGTGATGGCGGTACGGACGGATCTCTCGAGGTGGACTACCATCTGTCCGGCACCGCAACGGCCGGCGCCGATTTCACCACCATGCCCGGGAGCGTCAGCATTCCGGACGGCCGGACATCGGCGGTCGTCAGCACCACCGTCCTGACGGATGACCTTTCGGAAGGCGATGAGACACTGACGGTCACCCTCGTGGCGAAGCCATCCTATGAGCTGGGCGTTCAGAATTCCGCGACAGCGATGATCGGCGACCGCCCCTTCAGCGCTTGGCTCCACCAACATGACTTCGGAGGCCCCTCGGACGATCACGATCAGGACGGCGTGCCGAACATCATCGAGTATTACACGGGAGGCCGTGGCGACGTCGCGGATGGCGGCAATCCAATCAGGGCCATCGACGCGGGCGATGGGGTTTTTGTCGCACATTTCAAGCGGTCCAAGGAAGCGGTGGATGTCACCGCCACCATCGAGTGGTCCACGGATCTGGAAAACTGGCACCTCTCCGGTGCGGGCAACGGCAGCCAGACCGCGGTCATCACGACCCGCGTGATTTCTCCGGATGAGAATCCTGAAACGCTGGAGGCGAAGGCCACGATCACGGCAGGTCCCCTGCCGGCGTCGTTCCACCTGCGGCTGGCGGTCCGCCCCTGACATTTCCGGAGCATGAGATTTCCTCTTCCCGCCCTTGGCCTGGCCTGCTTGATCGTGCCGCTATCCGCCCATCCGGACCCGGGGCACACCCTGGCGGAGATCGACAGTCATCTCGCGGAGTCTCCGGATGATCCGGAACTATTGAGACGCAAGGCAGAGCTGTTCCTTCAAACGGGCCACGTCCGGCAGGCGATCCCTGTCGCGGTGAAGGCGCTTTCCATTTCGCCGGACGATCCCGCCACGCTCCTGTTGCAGGCGCGTGTCAGCGTCGCACGGAAAAACCCGGAAAACGCCATCACCCGGCTGGAGGAAATCAACCGGCGATTTCCCCGGTTCGCCGATGCCTGGGCCTTGATGGCCCGCCTGCGACATGAGGCGGGAAACACCGACGGAGCCATCACCGCCAAGCTCCGCCAGTTGGAAACCGACGACCAGCCGGCTCCCGTCGATTTTCTCAACGCCGCCGCGTGGCTGGTCCAACGGGCGGGCTCCGGAGACGCCGACATGGCGGTCTCGCTGCTGGACCGCGGCATCGGCCTCTTCGGCAATGTCATCGAACTCCAGCGGAGCGCGATCCGCCTGGAATGTTCGCTAGGCCGTCATGATGCCGCGCTCCGGCGGGTGGACACATTGGTTGCCAGGTATCGACCTTCGGTTGAATTTTCGCTGCTGCGGGCGGACATCCATGAAGCCGCGGGCCGGTACCGGGACGCGGCTTCCGCCTGTGATTCGGCCATCGCCCTGCTTGATATCGAAACGGAAAGCCCGCCTGTGGCGCAGCTCAGGGAGTCGATCCTGCGGCGGAAAGAAGAGAATCTGGGCAGGCCCTGACCCACGGTCCACCCATGCATGCCCGCACCACAGGCGGCAGAACCGGGACAAGAAACCAGCGAAAAAAGGATCCGCGAGATCAGACCAACGTCCCATTCCCCCGAAGCACTCTCCGCTTGATGGGGTATGGGGAATATCCTTGTTTCGAATCATGTCAAAAGTCCCAATTATCCTGATGGCGGGTTTGTTGCCCACCCTTTGCCTGTCACAGACACCTCCGGCCATCGACTATGCCGCACGTGTCGAATCGGTGGCCGACCTGAAGGAGCACATCGCCCAAAGGGAGGTGCGCTTCGAATCGGTGAAAAAAGACCTGCACGCGCTGGATGAGCGGGTGGAGAAGCAGATCTCCGACATTGTGACGAGGCTCTCGTCCCTCAGGGATTCCAACGAATCGAAAACCCGCGTGGCCAATGTGAAGGCCGACGTCATGCACGCGCTGGTCCGCACGACCGGCGTCTACCGGCAGAAGCGCATGGAGGCGTTCGAGCGCATCCGCAAGGACCCCGGCGCGCCGAAGGAAATGCTTGAGCGGGAAATCGCGATCTTCGACGAGCGCGTCGGAAAACGGATCCAGCAGATCGTTGAAATCGCGCGCTCCCAGCCCGGTCATGTGGACATCGAGAAATACGAGTCCGACGGCGGCCACTACTGGAGAGGCTGGGCGGTGGAGAACACCCGGATCAGCGAGGATTGGAAACAGAACCGCCGGGACTCGACCTCGGACGAAAAGATCCGGCGCGAGCTGGTCGAGGGACTGGACAAGGCCCTGGAACGGAACCAGGCCCGGAGGGCATCCCTCGCCAGCAACCTGGCGACCGGCAAGCAGACGGAAAATAGCAAGGAAGCGATGGAAGAGGAGCTCGGGCGGACGGATGCCATCATCGACGACCTGCGTGCGCAGAAGCGCGAACTCACCCTGCCCAGCGTGGGCGCGACAAGGGAAATCGGCCGGGACGAGGCCCGGGACGGCGAAGCGATGCTGGATGACGCACGGGCCGACCTGGCGCGGGACATGGCCGAGATCATGCGCAAATTCACCGAACTCGACCGGGAGGGAACCAATATCCACTCCCTGAAAGAGAACCTCAAGGCCCGCGAGGAATGGCTGAAGAACAATCCGCCTCCCGCCGGAGGCACGCCATCGAAGGAGTGACGCCTCCTGCCGGGGGGTGAAGGTTTTCAACAGGTTCTCCCGACAGGGTTCTCCCGACAGGGTTTCCTTGTTTTTCATCTTCCCCGGCCATCTTTCGCATACGCGAGCAAATCAACCCGACGAGCAAACCATGAAAATCAAAAACATCCCCTTCCTGTTGGCGGCCATCGCAGCCATTCCTTTCTGCACATCGTGCGCGAGCAACGAACAACTCCAGGAGCGCATGGACAGGCGCAATGAAAGGTATACGAAATACACCGAACGCCATGAAATCCGCACCGACGCACGGCAGAAAAGGACCGACGAGTGGTTCGACCATCAAATGAACTGAGATCAATCCTTCCGCCGCATCCGGCGGAAGGACACCTCCCCGCACTCTTCCAAACATGGACCTACAAAACATGGATCCACGACGGGACAGTTTGAGTGTCCGGCACGGCGGTATTCCCAGCACCAAAGGTGCGGAATGTGAAAGCCCGGGGTGAGCGAAGCGCAACCCCGGGACCACGATCCCCGAAGTATGAAGTCCTGAAAGGACGCAATCCGGTGGTGCGGCGTGCCATGGATGTCGTCCCTGTAGGACTTGGAGTCTGATGTGACATCCAACCGGGGCTGCGCGGTGCTTGCCCCGGGCTGTCTCATTCCGCACCTTTGGTGCTGTGGAAAATGCCGGATGCGGGCCGGATGCGGGCCGGATGCGGGCCGGATGCGGGCCGGATGCGGGCCGGATGCGGGCCGGATGATCGCCGGATGATCGCCGGATGATCGCCGGATGATCGCCGGATGATCGCCGGATGATCGCCGGATGATCGCAAACCGATGCTTCGTTTCAGGAATGTGTGTTATTCAAGGCGTCGCCACTTGGATCACAGCATTTTGCGAAACGCCATCGCCGCCGGACAAAGGGATTGCGCCAATTACGCCAAGCCACTTTCCTCGATTCAGTGACCGGCGACAGGTTCGGCGGGCGGCCGGGGGCTGTTCTTCTGTCTCCGGTCGGTGAACTTCTGGACGAAGACATAGCAGACCGGAATCAGGAACAGGCCGATGACCGTGGAGATCGTCATTCCGTAAACCACTCCGGTGCCCATGGTGGCGCGCGAGGCGGCACCCGACCCCTTGGCAAGCATCAGGGGCACACAACCGAGGATGAAGGCGAACGATGTCATGAGGATCGGGCGCAGCCGCAGCTTCGCACCCTCCAGCGCGGCCTGGAGCGTGGGCACACCCTCGTCACGTTTCATCTTGGCGAACTCGACGATGAGAATGGCGTTCTTCGCCGCGAGGCCGATGAGCATGACCAGGCCGACCTGCGCGTAGACGTTCATCTCATACTTGTTGAGCAACAGCCCGACCATCGTTCCAAGGATGACGGTGGGCACGGAAAGCAGGACCGCGAACGGCAGCGACCAGCTTTCATACTGCGCGGCCAGCAGCAGGAAGACGAAGACGACCGCCATGCCGAAGATGACGCCCGCCTGCCCTTCCGACTTTTTTTCCTGGAGCGTGAGACCGGACCACTCGTAGCCGACATTGGAAGGCATTTCCGCCATCACCTCCTCCATCGCCTTGAGCGCCTGCGCGGAGCTGTATCCCGGAGCGGGGGCGCCCATCATTTCAGCGGAGAGGAAGAGGTTGAAGCGGGTGGCGAAGTTCGGGCCGGACATCTTGGTGACCTTCACCAGCGTGCTGAGCGGCACCATGCCGCCATCATTGTTGCGGACGTAAAATTTCCCGATGTCGTCGGGTGTGTTGGTGAATTCCGATTCCGCCTGCAGGAAGACCTTGTAGACCCGGCCGAACTTCACGAAGTCGTTCACGTATAGGCCGCTCAGGTAGGCCTGCAGGGTTTGGAAAACACTGTCCACCGGCACGCCGAGCGTGCGGGCTTTCTCGCGGTCCATCTCGACCTTCACCTGCGGGGTGGCCGGATTGAAGGTGGTGGTGAGGCGGCCGATTTCCGGGCGCTTCGCCGCGGCGGCCTGCACCTGGCTGACAATCTCGGAGAGCTGGGCGATGTCGCCGCCGGAACGCTCCTGAAGCTGCATCGTGAAACCGGAGACATTGCCATAGCCGGGAAGGGGCGGAGGCCCGAAGGCGAAGATCCGCGCGCCGGGAATGCCGGCGAATTTCCTGTTCCACGTTTCCGCGAGCGCCTTGGCGTGCATCCCCGGGGACGCGCGCTCCTTCCAGTCATCCAGACCGATGAACATGAGCGCGGCGTTCGAGACGTTCAGGTTGTTGAGAATGTTCATGCCGCTCAGCGCGAGGGCGGAGCGCACGCCGGGCGTGCTGTTCACGACTTCCTCCACCTGTTTCAGGATTTCGTCCGAGCGTTGCAACGACGCGCCCTCCGGCAGCTCGATGGCGACGAAAAGATATCCCTTGTCCTCATCCGGGATGAATCCGCCCGGCACCACCTTGCCGAGGCCCCAGATGCCGCCGCAGACGATGACGAGCAGCAGCATGGAGAATGTCGCCTTGCGGGTGAGGCCGCCGACGATGTTGCCGTATTTCTCGATGATCCAGTCGAAGAACGCGTTGAACTTCTTGAAGAACCAGGCGATCGGACCACGGCCGGGAGTCGGCTTGCGCAGCAGCAGGGCGGAAAGCGCCGGACTGAGTGTGAGCGCGTTGATCGCGGAGAAAATGACCGAGACCGCGATGGTGATGGCGAACTGCTGGTAAAGGCGGCCGGTGACACCACCCATGAAAGCGACGGGGACGAACACCGCGCAGAGGATGAGCGCGATGGCGACCACCGGGCCGGACACTTCCGCCATCGCCTTGCGCGTGGCATCCACGGGTGAGAGCCCGTGCTCGATGTGGTGCTGGACGGCCTCCACCACGACGATCGCGTCATCCACCACGATGCCGATGGCGAGCACCAGCCCGAACATGGTGAGCGTGTTCACGCTGAAGCCGAGCATCGGGAAGGCGATGAACACACCGAGCAGCGACACGGGCACGGTCAGCATGGGGATGATCGTGGCACGGAAACTCTGGAGGAAGATATACACCACGATGAGCACGAGCACGATGGCCTCGAACAGGGTGTGGACGATCGATTCCATCGACGCCTTGATCGGCAGGGTGGAATCGAGCGTGATCTCGTAATTCATGTCCGGCGGGAAACGCAGTTTCGCCTCCTCGAGGATCTTCTTCACGTTGCCGGCGGTCTCCAGGGCGTTGGCACCGGGAGCCAGATAGACGCCGAGCGCTCCGGCGGGGGCCTTGTTCATCCGGGCGCGGAGGTCGTAGGTCTGCGCGCCGAGTTCCACACGGCCGACGTCCTTGATCTTCACCTGCGACCCGTCGCTGTTGGAACGGATGATGATTTCCTCGAATTCCTTCGGATCCTTCAGAAGTCCCTGGGCGCGGACGTTGAACTGGCCTTCCTGCCCCGGGGGTGCGGGTTCGGCGCCGATGCGGCCGGCGGGCGACTGGGCGTTCTGTTCCTTGATGGCGTTTCCGATGTCGGTGGGAGTAACGCCGAGGGAGGCGAGCTTGTCCGGCATCAGCCAGATGCGCATGGAATAATCCTGCGCGGTGAAATTCTTCACATCACCCACGCCGCGCACGCGCTTGATCTGGTCCACCAGGTTGATGTCCGCGTAGTTGCCGAGGAAGACACCGTCGTAGGTGCCCTTGGGCGAGGACAATCCGATGGCCAGCAGGATGTCCGGACTGGAACGGTTGGTGATGACGCCTTCGCGTTTCACCGCGTCCGGCAGTTGGGCCTCCGCCTGGCCCACGCGGTTCTGCGTGTTCACCTGCATGATGTCCACGTCCGTGCCGACGTCGAAGGTGACGTTGAGGGTCAGCTTGCCGTCGTTGGCATTGTAGGACTGCATGTAGAGCAGCTTGTCCACGCCGTTGACCTTGGATTCGATGGGTGTGGCCACCGATTCCATGACCGCTTCCGCGGCCGCTCCACGATAGGTGGACGTCACCTGGATCAGCGTGGGACTGACGATCGGATACTCCGCGATCGGGAGTCGTTTCAGGGAGATGAGGCCCACGATACAGGTGACGATGGAGATGACCATCGCCACGATGGGACGGCGGATGAAGAATTCGGCCATGATGGTTTATTTGCTGGGGGCCTTTTCCACAGGGGCGGCGGATGCCGTCTCCGCCAGTTGCACCGCGGTCTTCGGGTTCACCGCGGCTCCTTCGCGGGCCTTCTGAAGCCCTTCGACGATGATGCGCTCGCCGACCTGCAATCCCTCGAGGATGACGAAAGTGGATCCCACCTGCTCGCCTACCTGGACCGGCCGCTGGCTGGCCTTGGCATCCTGGCCCACCACCCAGACGAAGGTTTTTCCCTGAAGCTCCAGCAGCGCGCGCTCCGGGATCAGGATGCTGTCCTTGCGGACTCCGAGGTCCACGTTCACACGGGCGAACATGCCGGGCCTGAGCAGCTTGTCCTTGTTGGGAAACTCCGCCCTGATCCGCAGGGTGCCGGTCTTGGCATCCACCGCGCGGTCGATGAACACGAATTTACCGAGATCGGGACGGACCTTGCCGTCTCCGAGGGAAAGGGACAGCGGCAGCTTGGAGATCTCCTTGCCCGTCTCCTGGCTCTTGACCTGCGCGCGCATGTATTCCACCTCGCTGACATTGCAGTAGAACCAGATCGGATCGAGCGTGGACATGGTGGCGAGCAACGTCGGTTCGCCCTTGCCCACCAGTTCGCCGATGGAAACCTGCTTCGCGCCGATCAAGCCGGTGATGGGCGCCTTCACCTCGCAATATTCCAGATCGATCTTCGCGGACTCGACACGCGCCTTGGCGGTGACGACACCCGCCTCCCCGACATCGACGGAGGCGAGGGCGTTGTCCAGGTCCTGCTTGGGGATCGCACGTTTTTCATACAACGGAGTGAGCCGGGCCACGTCCGTCCGGTACTTGTGAAGCGCCGCCTCGGCCTCGCCGAGCGCTCCGTTCGCCGCATCGAGTTTTTCGAGCAGCGGCTTGCGGTCGAGTTTGAACAACACGTCGCCCGCCTTCACTTCCGCGCCTTCGATGAAATTCATGTCGTCGACAAAGGCCTCCACCCGGGCGCGGACCTCGACGTTCTGCGGCGAGTCAAGCTGGCCGATGAGCGTGGTGGAAAGCGGCGCGTCGGAAGGCTTGATCTCCATCACCTCGACCACGGGAGGCGGCGGAGCGACGGCCTCGGGCTTCTTGCAGGAACTCAACCCGGCCGCCACCAGGGACAGGGTCAGGAGGCCGGTCCTCGAAACGTGGTCGGGCCACTGTCTGGAAATTCGGAAATTCGTTTTCAAATTATGGTTTTCTAGGTTCGGAATCCTCCCTTCGCCCCGGAAGCGGTGACACGACGCGTCACCGGCCTGCGAAAATAACCGCCTCGGTACTAGGATAAACCGCGTCCCAACGTCAATACGACCTTGGTCCGACTGGGCAGATGGTTGCAAACCAGATGGACTTCCTTGGACGGTGAATTGCCTGCCTATTTCCGGGAAGGAGATCCGGAACGCTTCGCAACCACCCCCGCCTTCCCTCAGAAAACAGTGAACCGGATACTCTTCCCGCCACCCAGTTCCCATACGTCCGGCTTGCCGGAACAGGGCCCGGACCTTACTCTCCGCGTTCCTTCATTCCCAGATTTCACCTCAAGATGCGACCGCTCGATCCGATAGCCCTTGTTTCCGTTTCCATCCTCCTGAGTTCCTGCGTTCTCGGACCACAGCCGGGGTCTCCCGAACTGGATCTCCCCGGGGCGATACGAAGCGACTCCGCCCCTCATGGCAGCTCCTTCGGAGACAAGTCCTGGCACAAGGTGTTTTCGGATCCGGACCTGCGCAACCTGATCAGCCGGGCGATCGCGAACAATCCGGATCTCGTCGCAGCCACCTTCCGCATCGAACAGGCACGCGCCCTGGAAGCGGTCTCGCGTGCCGACTGGTTCCCTACCATTGGTGCTGGCACGGGTGCCACCGCGCACTATGCCTCGCCCAACGCCGGCCAGGTAGGACCCGGGGGCGACCGCCACTCGGAATCCTACGACATCACGGCGAACCTGAGCTGGGAAATCGACCTCTGGGGAGGCATCCGCCGCAGCAACGAAGCGGCCCGCTCCCGCCTGCTCCAGTCCCAGTACCTGCGGGACGCCGTGCAGACGAGCCTGGTGGCGTCCGTGGCCTCCGCCTACATCGAGTTGAAAAACCTCGAGGAGCGTCTGGCCATTTCCCGCAGGACCGCGGACAGCCGCAAGTCATCGCTGGACCTTGTCACCAGCCGCCGCGATGGCGGAGTGAGTTCGGATCTGGAGGTCGGCCAGGCGGACGCGCTGGTGGGCCAGGCGCTCACCGCCATCCCCATCACGGAAAAAGCCATCTTCGAGAAGGAGAACGAGATCCGCGCGCTGCTGGGCGAGTATCCCGGGGGCATCGCCCGCAAGGGCAGCCTGGACAACCTCGACTCGTCGCTGCGGATCAACGGCGGCCTGTCCTCGGGCCTGATGGAACGCCGCTCCGATGTGGCCGCGGCCAACCAGGCCTATCAGGCGGCGGTGGCGGAGATCGGCGTGGCCGAGGCGCTGCGCCTGCCCACGCTTTCCCTCACCGGAAGCGGCGGCCTGCTCAGCAGCGATCTGAACAATTTGCTGGAAGGCAAGTCCGGCACCTATTCGATAGGCCCCAACCTCACCGGGCCGATTTTCGACGCGGGCCGCAACAAGGCGCGAGTGGATGCCGCCAAGGCCCGCGCGGGAGAGGCTCAGGCCGCGCACAAGAGCGCCGCCGTGCAGGCTTTCCGCGAAGCCGCCGACGCGATCAACGCCCATGTGAAAACCGGGGAGATCGTCACACAGCAAACCCGCCTCGTGAACTCCTACCGTAACGTGGCCTCGGTCTCCTCGGAACGCTTCAGCGGCGGCTCATCCAGCTACCTCGAAGTGCTTGATGCCGAACGCAGCCTCTTCGATGCCGAACTGGAACTCGCGGACGCCCGGCGCGACCGCCTCCTGTCCGTGGTCCAGGCCTACCGTGCTTTGGGCGGCGGCTGGAAGTGAGCCAACCCGCCACACCCGATGCTCGCACTGCTGCTGAACCTCCTTTTGCTCGTTTCCGCCTGCGTCGCGACCCACTCGGGGGGAATGATCCTGGGAGTGCGCTGGCTGTGGCGGCTGTGGCCGCGGGATGAAACCGACTACAGACCGGGCCACACGTTCTGGTTGATCGTCCGCGTGGTTTACGGGTTGCTGCTCCTCCACCTGATCCAGATCACCATCTGGGCGGCGTTCTACCAGTTCCAGGGCTGCTTCGCGGACTTCGCCACCTCGTTTTATTTCTCCGCCACGAGTTATTCCACGCTGGGCTATGGCGACGTGCTGCTGGATGAAAAATGGCGCATCCTCGGAGCGGTCGAGGCGGTCACCGGCGTGCTCATGTTCGGCTGGAGCACCGGAATTCTTTTCACCATCGTCCATCACCTGCTTTCCCGCGTTCTCAGGAGAACGATCACGCAGCATCCCGAGCACTGACCCCTTGGAGAAATCCGCATTCCTGTGAGTGAATCCGACCCACCTTTCAGCCGCAGGACCTTCCGCCGCCTGTTGGGGGCCATCGGCATGTTCCTGAAATCGCCGGTGGGAGGCAGGGCCCGGTGGCTGCTGGCCGCTCTGCTCCTGCTGATGTTGTGCATCAACGGCATGAACGTGGCCAACAGCTTCGTCGGACGCTACTTCATGTCCGCCATCGAGCGGCGTGATTCCGCGGGCTTCGTCCACTTCGCCTGGTTGTACATCGGTGTCTTCGCGGGTTCCACCTTTGTCGGCGTCATGTTCCGTTTCACCGAGGAACGGCTCGGCCTCCTGTGGCGGGATTTCCTGACCCACCGGATCGCCGGACTCTACATGGACAGCCGGATCTACCTGCACATGAGCGGGGACGGAACCGTCAGCAATCCTGACCAGCGGATGACCGAGGACGTGAGGCAGCTGACGACAAGCACGCTGTCGTTCGTGCTGATGATCCTCAACGGCACCATGACGGTGATCTCGTTTTCCGGCGTGCTGTGGACGATCAGCCCCAGGCTTTTCATGATCGCGGTGGTCTATGCCCTGGCGGGCTCGGTCCTCACCATCTGGCTGGGCCGTCCGCTGATCCGGCTGAACTACCGGCAGGCCGACTTCGAGGCGAACTTCCGCGCCTCGCTCATCGAAACCCATTCGCACGCCCGGGAAATCTCGCGGGACGGCAGGGAGCCGGAAGTGCGCGAACGCCTCATGGCGCGGGTTGACGGACTGGTGGACAACTTCCGCCGGGTGATTTCCATCAACCGGAACCTCAGCTTTTTCACGACCGGCTACAACTACATGATCCAGCTCATCCCGGTCCTCATCGTGGCGCCGATGTTCATCAGCCGGGAGGTGGAGTTCGGGGTGATCGGCCAGTCGGCGATGGCGTTCGCGACACTCCTTGGGGCGTTTTCGCTGGTCATCAACCAGTTCCAGGCCATCTCCTCCTATGCCTCCGTGGTCACCCGGCTGGGGGAGTTCGTCGAAGCGGTGGAGAAATATGGAGACAACCGGCGGTGAGAGCCCGCCATATGCCTCCTCACTGTCATACCACCGGCGGGTGTGCCGGAATTCGATTCAAACCCATCCATGGACCGCACCTCCCGCCGCCCTTGAATTTCCTGATAGGGATTTGGGATTCTTCTTCTCCGCATGCGGCCATCTGTTAGCACTGTGTTTGATCGGTATGACTCCGGCGCAGGAATTCCATCTCCGCAACCCCCTCCCCACCTTCCCATGAGCACGCAGGACACCACCCATCCCCCCGTCACGAAAACCGTCTGGTTCAGATACCTCAGGAAAACCGTTGCGGTGATATTCCTGTTGCTGGCAGCCGGCGCCCTGTCCGGCGGAATCTACCTTCATTACCGTGAAAAGCCGGTTCCGAAAAACTGGGTGACGCCAAAGGAATGGCAGATTGTTCCCAACGCCCGGACCTTGGTGGTGGTGGTGCAGGGTTACAGGGGGAGGGAGGGCGGAATGAATGATGTCTTGTGCGCGGTGAAAGACGCGCGCAAGGACGCCGATGTCATCCTGATGACATATTCCTCCGATCCTTTTTCCAATGCGGATTGTTTCAGCATATCCAAAGAAATCCGGGATGAGGTGAACCGCCGGCATGAGGAAAAGACTTATGAAAAGATAGAATTCGTGGGTTACAGCATGGGAGCCCTGCTGGCGCGGAAAGCCTATGTATATGGATGCGGACAGCTCCAGGACGTGCCGCCTTCGACAACAACGGATGCCTCCGGGAAGTTTCCGCAGGAATGGACGCGGAATGTCAAACGCTTCGTCCTGCTCGCGGGAATGAACCGGGGCTGGTCGCTGCGCAAGCCACCGTCCGCCGCAGGCATCGGCTCGTTGACGAAAATGTGGTGCGGTAAATGGATCGCCACGAGCACCCGCACCGGCTCGTTGATTCTTCAGACTGAGAATGGATCACCATTCGTCTCCAACCTGCGGATGCAATGGCTCAATGTGATGAAAAGCCCGCCCCAGCCCGCGGGAACCGGTTCAAAGCCGGTTGACGAACGGAAGATCCTGCGCCCGACAGTGGTGCAGCTTCTCGGCGACACCGACGACCTGGTGGACAAGGATGACAGCCGGGATGTGAACGTTTCCGGAAAACGTTTCGTTTGGGTGCAGCTGAATCAAACCAACCATCAGAACATCGTTGATCTTGGCGACAAATGCACTCCGGTGAGCCGGTTGGACGCGGAGGGGAAAATCAAGCGGGCAAGGCGGG from Luteolibacter yonseiensis includes these protein-coding regions:
- a CDS encoding tetratricopeptide repeat protein, producing the protein MRFPLPALGLACLIVPLSAHPDPGHTLAEIDSHLAESPDDPELLRRKAELFLQTGHVRQAIPVAVKALSISPDDPATLLLQARVSVARKNPENAITRLEEINRRFPRFADAWALMARLRHEAGNTDGAITAKLRQLETDDQPAPVDFLNAAAWLVQRAGSGDADMAVSLLDRGIGLFGNVIELQRSAIRLECSLGRHDAALRRVDTLVARYRPSVEFSLLRADIHEAAGRYRDAASACDSAIALLDIETESPPVAQLRESILRRKEENLGRP
- a CDS encoding efflux RND transporter permease subunit — translated: MAEFFIRRPIVAMVISIVTCIVGLISLKRLPIAEYPIVSPTLIQVTSTYRGAAAEAVMESVATPIESKVNGVDKLLYMQSYNANDGKLTLNVTFDVGTDVDIMQVNTQNRVGQAEAQLPDAVKREGVITNRSSPDILLAIGLSSPKGTYDGVFLGNYADINLVDQIKRVRGVGDVKNFTAQDYSMRIWLMPDKLASLGVTPTDIGNAIKEQNAQSPAGRIGAEPAPPGQEGQFNVRAQGLLKDPKEFEEIIIRSNSDGSQVKIKDVGRVELGAQTYDLRARMNKAPAGALGVYLAPGANALETAGNVKKILEEAKLRFPPDMNYEITLDSTLPIKASMESIVHTLFEAIVLVLIVVYIFLQSFRATIIPMLTVPVSLLGVFIAFPMLGFSVNTLTMFGLVLAIGIVVDDAIVVVEAVQHHIEHGLSPVDATRKAMAEVSGPVVAIALILCAVFVPVAFMGGVTGRLYQQFAITIAVSVIFSAINALTLSPALSALLLRKPTPGRGPIAWFFKKFNAFFDWIIEKYGNIVGGLTRKATFSMLLLVIVCGGIWGLGKVVPGGFIPDEDKGYLFVAIELPEGASLQRSDEILKQVEEVVNSTPGVRSALALSGMNILNNLNVSNAALMFIGLDDWKERASPGMHAKALAETWNRKFAGIPGARIFAFGPPPLPGYGNVSGFTMQLQERSGGDIAQLSEIVSQVQAAAAKRPEIGRLTTTFNPATPQVKVEMDREKARTLGVPVDSVFQTLQAYLSGLYVNDFVKFGRVYKVFLQAESEFTNTPDDIGKFYVRNNDGGMVPLSTLVKVTKMSGPNFATRFNLFLSAEMMGAPAPGYSSAQALKAMEEVMAEMPSNVGYEWSGLTLQEKKSEGQAGVIFGMAVVFVFLLLAAQYESWSLPFAVLLSVPTVILGTMVGLLLNKYEMNVYAQVGLVMLIGLAAKNAILIVEFAKMKRDEGVPTLQAALEGAKLRLRPILMTSFAFILGCVPLMLAKGSGAASRATMGTGVVYGMTISTVIGLFLIPVCYVFVQKFTDRRQKNSPRPPAEPVAGH
- a CDS encoding efflux RND transporter periplasmic adaptor subunit — translated: MKTNFRISRQWPDHVSRTGLLTLSLVAAGLSSCKKPEAVAPPPPVVEVMEIKPSDAPLSTTLIGQLDSPQNVEVRARVEAFVDDMNFIEGAEVKAGDVLFKLDRKPLLEKLDAANGALGEAEAALHKYRTDVARLTPLYEKRAIPKQDLDNALASVDVGEAGVVTAKARVESAKIDLEYCEVKAPITGLIGAKQVSIGELVGKGEPTLLATMSTLDPIWFYCNVSEVEYMRAQVKSQETGKEISKLPLSLSLGDGKVRPDLGKFVFIDRAVDAKTGTLRIRAEFPNKDKLLRPGMFARVNVDLGVRKDSILIPERALLELQGKTFVWVVGQDAKASQRPVQVGEQVGSTFVILEGLQVGERIIVEGLQKAREGAAVNPKTAVQLAETASAAPVEKAPSK
- a CDS encoding efflux transporter outer membrane subunit — translated: MRPLDPIALVSVSILLSSCVLGPQPGSPELDLPGAIRSDSAPHGSSFGDKSWHKVFSDPDLRNLISRAIANNPDLVAATFRIEQARALEAVSRADWFPTIGAGTGATAHYASPNAGQVGPGGDRHSESYDITANLSWEIDLWGGIRRSNEAARSRLLQSQYLRDAVQTSLVASVASAYIELKNLEERLAISRRTADSRKSSLDLVTSRRDGGVSSDLEVGQADALVGQALTAIPITEKAIFEKENEIRALLGEYPGGIARKGSLDNLDSSLRINGGLSSGLMERRSDVAAANQAYQAAVAEIGVAEALRLPTLSLTGSGGLLSSDLNNLLEGKSGTYSIGPNLTGPIFDAGRNKARVDAAKARAGEAQAAHKSAAVQAFREAADAINAHVKTGEIVTQQTRLVNSYRNVASVSSERFSGGSSSYLEVLDAERSLFDAELELADARRDRLLSVVQAYRALGGGWK
- a CDS encoding potassium channel family protein; this translates as MLALLLNLLLLVSACVATHSGGMILGVRWLWRLWPRDETDYRPGHTFWLIVRVVYGLLLLHLIQITIWAAFYQFQGCFADFATSFYFSATSYSTLGYGDVLLDEKWRILGAVEAVTGVLMFGWSTGILFTIVHHLLSRVLRRTITQHPEH
- a CDS encoding SbmA/BacA-like family transporter, coding for MSESDPPFSRRTFRRLLGAIGMFLKSPVGGRARWLLAALLLLMLCINGMNVANSFVGRYFMSAIERRDSAGFVHFAWLYIGVFAGSTFVGVMFRFTEERLGLLWRDFLTHRIAGLYMDSRIYLHMSGDGTVSNPDQRMTEDVRQLTTSTLSFVLMILNGTMTVISFSGVLWTISPRLFMIAVVYALAGSVLTIWLGRPLIRLNYRQADFEANFRASLIETHSHAREISRDGREPEVRERLMARVDGLVDNFRRVISINRNLSFFTTGYNYMIQLIPVLIVAPMFISREVEFGVIGQSAMAFATLLGAFSLVINQFQAISSYASVVTRLGEFVEAVEKYGDNRR